CTGAGATACGGAGTAGTTAGATCCGCGACTTTGTGAAAAGCCGGGGATCTAGCGAGAGAATTGTGATTAAAAACTAACCAATAAAGCTCAAACGAGGTGCAACCTCAGAGGAGCGAGGAACACCTTTCAAGTAAGCAAGCACCGTATCTGCATCGGAAACCTCAAAGGGATCGGTGGGACAGTTATCTTCATAACCTGGCTCTACAAACATTTTTTCAATTTCACAGTTGTTAACAACCATGGCATAGCGCCAAGAACGCATCCCAAAACCAATATTAGATTTATCAACTAACATCCCCATTTTGCGAGTGAATTCACCACTACCATCTGGTAGGAGGAAGACATTTTTTGCACCCTGTTGTTTACCCCACTGAAACATCACAAAAGCATCATTGACTGAAAGACAAATAATCTGATCGATTCCCTGGGCTTTAAATTCCTCGTATAGTTCTTCATAGCGAGGCAAATGAGTAGAAGAACAGGTGGGAGTAAATGCTCCAGGAAGAGCAAATAAAACAATGCGCTTGCCAGCAAAAATTTCTTGGGTAGTTCTATCTTGCCAACGGAAAGGATTAGGTCCTCCGACGGACTCATCACGGACACGAGTCTTAAATACTACATCGGGAACGCGATTAACCATAGCCATAAATACCTCTTTATGTAAATTGCAGACTAGAAATTGGTGGTGGGGCAAAAATCATGTAAATCAAAAATAATTATAGTTGAGGAATTACTTCCTGGACTTGATAATTTATGATTCCTCAAAACAAATCAAGCAATGATACTAAATTTTTGTACTGCCTGTAGCAAATCATCTGGTGTACCAATATCTAAATAGCTACCATCAATAAAAACTTCTGCCTCTACTTTTAAGCCATGGGTGATTGCAGCTTTAATTACATCTCCAATGGGAATTTCTGGCATTTGTGGCAGATTATTTTGTTGTTTGATGGGGATGAGATAATTATGTAAAAACTCAGTAAAACTAGGTTGCCAAACTGCTATACCCCACATATATTTTAAATTTGTTTCCTTGGGTTTCTCAATGATTTGTCTTACTTTTCCCCTTTCATCAAAATCAACCATTCCGGCTTTTTGGGGTTTGTCTGTGGGAAATAAACCCAGGACAATATCGACTTGATTTGTTGTTAAACGTTGTAAAATTTTGGTATAGGCATTCTCTGGTTGAAATAGAATATCAGGAAATCCCAGGGCAACAATTTTATCTTGAATAAATGTATAGGCTTGGTCTAGGGTAAAGGGTACACCATAGGGTAAATTCATGATTAAATAGCCGATATTCATGTCA
The Calothrix sp. 336/3 DNA segment above includes these coding regions:
- a CDS encoding sugar phosphate nucleotidyltransferase — its product is MRHQNNNHPSTTPGNMQVVGLLPAGGQATRISPLPLSKELYPIGFQDFGETSRYRPKVVSQYLLEKMRLAGIQNTYFILRPGKWDIPGYFGDGSIIDMNIGYLIMNLPYGVPFTLDQAYTFIQDKIVALGFPDILFQPENAYTKILQRLTTNQVDIVLGLFPTDKPQKAGMVDFDERGKVRQIIEKPKETNLKYMWGIAVWQPSFTEFLHNYLIPIKQQNNLPQMPEIPIGDVIKAAITHGLKVEAEVFIDGSYLDIGTPDDLLQAVQKFSIIA
- a CDS encoding peroxiredoxin, whose translation is MAMVNRVPDVVFKTRVRDESVGGPNPFRWQDRTTQEIFAGKRIVLFALPGAFTPTCSSTHLPRYEELYEEFKAQGIDQIICLSVNDAFVMFQWGKQQGAKNVFLLPDGSGEFTRKMGMLVDKSNIGFGMRSWRYAMVVNNCEIEKMFVEPGYEDNCPTDPFEVSDADTVLAYLKGVPRSSEVAPRLSFIG